Within Persephonella sp., the genomic segment AGCTAACTATTGAAATTTCTTGATTTCCTAAAATTTCATGTAAAATGTAACTGTCCGTTAAAACCTTAAAAATATTAACTTTTGAACAATTTTAAGAATTAATATGGGATTATTATTAAAATTTTATATATGGGTATAGATATGTTAAAAATAAGGCGAGAATACTTTATATCATTTATTCCCCCGTCTAAAGCAAATAAGGTAAAGATCAATTCAAAAATTTTCACAAAAAGCGGAAAAAGGTATATCATACCGAAAGATGTATCCCTGAAAATAAACAAAGTTATATGGGAACTTCAACTCCAAAATGAGAATGAACCGATAGATAAACCTGTAAGCATGGAAATCATCTTTATCCTGCCTAACAGGAGGAGGAGAGATCTTGACAATATAATGAAAACATTGGGAGACTGTCTGGTGTATGCAGGTATACTCAAAGATGACAGCCTTATATACAGGCAGATTTTGGAAAAGAAAATTATAAAAGGAGAGGAAGGAGTAATTATAAGAATATATCCTTACGACGATAAAGATATTGAACCTAAATTAATAAATAAACTAAAAAGATACAAAGAGAAGATAGATGGAATTTAAAATCGGGGAAGAAACATATACACTCCTGTTCAAACTGGTATTTTCAATAGCAGCAGGTCTGTTAATAGGTCTTGAAAGGGAGCACAGAACAAAAACAGAGATATTTGCAGGAATAAGAACATTTCCCCTTATATCTATTCTTGGTATGCTTTCGGGACTTATTTTTGATAAATACTGGGAAGGAATTCTTTATTTTACTTTTGGGGGTATAGTCATTCTTGCAGCAATCAATTACTTCCTTGAGTATAGAAAAGATATAGGATCTACCACTGAGATCGCAACATTTATAGCGTTCATAATAGGTTTTCTCATATATTACGAGCATTACTACATCGCGGCTTTTCTGTCTGTAGTAACTACAGGTCTCCTTGCTCTCAAAAGGACACTTGAAAAATTTGCAAAA encodes:
- a CDS encoding RusA family crossover junction endodeoxyribonuclease; the protein is MLKIRREYFISFIPPSKANKVKINSKIFTKSGKRYIIPKDVSLKINKVIWELQLQNENEPIDKPVSMEIIFILPNRRRRDLDNIMKTLGDCLVYAGILKDDSLIYRQILEKKIIKGEEGVIIRIYPYDDKDIEPKLINKLKRYKEKIDGI